The following are from one region of the Simiduia agarivorans SA1 = DSM 21679 genome:
- the ppk1 gene encoding polyphosphate kinase 1, whose protein sequence is MNDLASDHLANPAFYLNRELSHLQFNRRVLEQALDESHPLLERLKFLLICSSNLDEFFEIRVAGLRQRIAMEREVAELDGSTPQEVLAAISRAAHELVAEQYRILNEVMLPALADEAIHFVPRGLWTPEQVAWANAFFESDVLPIISPIGLDPAHPFPRLVNKSLNFIVSLEGQDAFGRETGLAVVPAPRSLPRILKIPDELSDVGDHFVFLSSIIHANADKLFPGMEIKGCYQFRITRNADLDFDTEGVADLARALKGELHSRRFGNAVRLEVVDDCPEPLVNFLLRETGLSQAELYMVNGPVNFKRLMDAEKQIDRPDLQYASFVQTIPKGLTRKDNIFQAIAHRDQLLHHPFESFTPVVELLSQAAKDPDVLAIKQTLYRTGSSSPIVDALLEAARNGKEVTAVVELRARFDEEENLELASRLQEAGAVVVYGVVGYKTHAKMILIVRREAGKLRRYVHLGTGNYHSGNARLYTDYSLFSADQVLGADVHIIFQQLTGMGKTERPQKLLNAPFTLKRQLIRMIDAEIKAVDEGGSGRIIIKCNGLTEPKIIQALYRASQAGVAIDLIIRGMCCLKPGVEGISDNIRVTSVVGRFLEHSRVFYFANSQPGLYCGSADLMERNLNRRVEVVFPVEEPALARRLLADLDTYLSDTRQGWELSPTGDYERTGNSGQASQSQLLGELT, encoded by the coding sequence ATGAATGACCTGGCCAGCGACCACCTCGCCAATCCCGCGTTTTATCTGAATCGCGAACTCAGCCACCTGCAGTTTAACCGGCGGGTGCTGGAACAGGCACTGGACGAATCGCACCCGCTGCTGGAACGATTGAAATTCCTGCTGATCTGCTCCTCCAATCTGGACGAATTTTTCGAGATCCGGGTGGCTGGCCTGCGTCAGCGCATCGCCATGGAGCGGGAAGTAGCAGAGCTGGATGGTTCCACCCCGCAGGAAGTGCTCGCGGCCATCTCCCGCGCCGCGCACGAACTGGTGGCCGAACAATACCGGATATTGAACGAAGTGATGCTGCCCGCGCTGGCAGATGAAGCCATTCATTTCGTGCCCAGAGGCCTGTGGACCCCCGAACAGGTCGCCTGGGCCAATGCGTTTTTTGAATCCGATGTATTGCCCATCATCAGCCCTATCGGACTGGACCCGGCCCACCCCTTTCCCCGCCTGGTGAACAAGAGCCTGAACTTTATCGTGTCACTGGAGGGCCAGGATGCCTTTGGCCGGGAAACCGGACTGGCGGTGGTGCCCGCGCCCCGTTCCTTGCCGCGCATCCTGAAGATTCCCGACGAACTCAGTGACGTGGGTGATCATTTTGTATTCTTGTCCTCCATTATTCACGCCAATGCCGACAAGCTGTTTCCCGGCATGGAAATCAAAGGCTGCTACCAGTTCCGCATCACCCGCAATGCCGACCTCGACTTCGACACCGAAGGCGTGGCCGACCTGGCGCGCGCACTCAAAGGCGAACTGCATTCGCGCCGGTTCGGCAATGCGGTGCGACTGGAGGTGGTGGACGACTGCCCAGAACCGCTGGTGAATTTCCTGTTGCGCGAAACCGGGCTCTCGCAAGCCGAGCTCTACATGGTCAATGGCCCGGTGAATTTCAAGCGCCTGATGGATGCCGAAAAACAGATCGACCGGCCCGACCTGCAATACGCCAGCTTCGTCCAGACCATTCCCAAGGGCCTGACCCGCAAAGACAATATTTTTCAGGCCATCGCCCACCGCGACCAGCTGCTGCACCATCCGTTTGAGTCCTTTACTCCGGTGGTGGAACTGCTCAGTCAGGCCGCTAAGGACCCGGATGTGCTGGCCATCAAACAAACCCTGTACCGCACCGGCTCCAGTTCACCCATCGTGGATGCGCTATTGGAAGCGGCCCGCAACGGTAAGGAAGTAACCGCCGTGGTGGAGCTGCGCGCGCGCTTTGACGAAGAGGAAAACCTGGAGCTGGCGAGCCGACTGCAGGAAGCCGGCGCCGTGGTGGTGTATGGCGTGGTGGGTTACAAAACCCACGCCAAGATGATCCTGATTGTCCGGCGCGAGGCCGGCAAACTGCGCCGCTACGTGCACTTGGGTACCGGCAACTACCACAGCGGCAATGCGCGCCTGTACACCGACTACTCCCTGTTCTCGGCCGATCAGGTGCTCGGTGCGGACGTGCACATTATTTTCCAGCAGCTCACCGGCATGGGCAAAACCGAGCGACCCCAGAAGCTTCTGAACGCACCCTTTACCCTCAAGCGGCAGTTGATCCGCATGATTGATGCCGAGATCAAGGCCGTGGATGAGGGTGGCAGTGGCCGCATTATCATCAAGTGCAACGGCCTGACCGAACCTAAAATCATTCAGGCGCTGTACCGGGCATCCCAGGCCGGCGTGGCCATCGACCTGATTATCCGCGGCATGTGCTGCCTGAAACCCGGCGTGGAAGGCATTTCCGACAATATCCGGGTCACCTCGGTGGTGGGCCGGTTTCTGGAACACAGCCGGGTGTTTTACTTTGCCAACAGCCAGCCCGGGCTCTATTGCGGCAGCGCCGACCTGATGGAGCGCAACCTCAACCGGCGGGTCGAAGTGGTGTTTCCCGTTGAGGAACCCGCCCTCGCCCGCCGCCTGCTGGCCGATCTCGACACCTATCTGTCCGACACCCGCCAGGGCTGGGAATTGTCACCCACCGGCGATTACGAGCGCACGGGTAATTCCGGTCAGGCGTCTCAATCGCAACTGCTGGGCGAACTGACCTGA
- the trxA gene encoding thioredoxin TrxA has protein sequence MSDAIVHVSDASFENDVLKAEGPVLVDFWAAWCGPCKMIAPVLDELAGELAGKITIAKMDVDANKETPAKFNIRGIPTLMIFKGGQMESMKVGALSKSQLVEFINSAI, from the coding sequence ATGAGTGACGCTATCGTTCACGTATCCGACGCCAGCTTTGAGAACGACGTACTCAAGGCCGAAGGCCCCGTTCTGGTCGATTTCTGGGCAGCCTGGTGTGGCCCCTGCAAGATGATCGCCCCGGTACTGGACGAACTGGCCGGCGAGCTGGCCGGCAAGATCACCATTGCCAAGATGGACGTTGATGCCAACAAAGAAACCCCGGCCAAGTTCAACATCCGCGGCATTCCGACCCTGATGATCTTCAAGGGCGGCCAGATGGAGTCCATGAAAGTGGGCGCGCTGTCCAAATCCCAGCTGGTCGAGTTCATCAACTCCGCCATCTGA
- the rho gene encoding transcription termination factor Rho: MNLTDLKTKPIEELLDIAKEMGLENLARSRKQDIIFNILKRHAKSGEDIYGDGVLEILQDGFGFLRSADGSFLAGPDDIYVSPSQIRRFNLRTGDSISGKIRPPKEGERYFALLKVNDINFDKPENSRNKILFENLTPLFPNQRLVLEAGNGSTEDLTGRIIDLIAPIGKGQRGLIVAPPKAGKTIMMQNIAQAITRNNPECHLIVLLIDERPEEVTEMQRSVRGEVVASTFDEPPARHVQVAEMVIEKAKRLVEHKKDVVILLDSITRLARAYNTVIPSSGKVLTGGVDAHALEKPKRFFGAARNIEEGGSLTIVATALVDTGSKMDEVIYEEFKGTGNQELHLDRKIAEKRVYPAINIRRSGTRREDLLMKEDEMQRVWILRKLLHDMEDLGATEFLTDKLKDFKTNDEFFLSMKRK, from the coding sequence ATGAACCTGACCGATCTGAAAACCAAACCCATTGAAGAACTGCTTGATATCGCCAAAGAGATGGGGCTTGAAAACCTCGCCCGCTCGCGCAAGCAGGACATTATCTTTAACATCCTCAAGCGCCACGCCAAAAGCGGCGAAGACATTTACGGCGACGGGGTTCTTGAGATTCTCCAGGACGGGTTTGGTTTCCTGCGCTCTGCCGATGGCTCTTTCCTGGCCGGCCCCGACGACATCTACGTGTCGCCGAGCCAGATCCGCCGGTTCAACCTGCGCACGGGTGACTCCATTTCGGGCAAGATCCGGCCACCCAAAGAAGGTGAACGCTATTTCGCGCTGCTGAAAGTTAACGACATTAACTTCGACAAACCGGAAAACTCCCGCAACAAGATCCTGTTCGAGAACCTCACGCCCCTGTTCCCGAACCAGCGCCTGGTACTGGAAGCCGGTAACGGCTCCACCGAAGACCTCACCGGCCGCATCATCGACCTGATTGCGCCCATCGGCAAAGGCCAGCGCGGCCTGATTGTGGCCCCGCCCAAAGCCGGTAAAACCATCATGATGCAGAACATCGCTCAGGCCATTACCCGCAACAACCCGGAATGCCACCTGATCGTTCTGCTGATCGATGAGCGCCCCGAAGAAGTAACAGAAATGCAACGCTCGGTGCGCGGCGAAGTGGTCGCCTCCACCTTCGACGAGCCACCTGCCCGCCACGTACAAGTGGCCGAGATGGTGATCGAAAAGGCCAAGCGCCTGGTTGAACACAAGAAAGACGTGGTGATCCTGCTGGACTCCATTACCCGTCTGGCACGCGCCTACAACACCGTGATTCCGTCCTCCGGTAAGGTGCTGACCGGCGGTGTGGATGCACATGCGCTGGAAAAACCCAAGCGCTTCTTTGGTGCCGCGCGGAACATCGAAGAAGGCGGCAGCCTGACCATCGTAGCCACCGCACTGGTAGACACCGGTTCCAAAATGGACGAAGTGATTTACGAAGAATTCAAAGGCACCGGCAACCAGGAATTGCATCTGGATCGCAAGATTGCAGAAAAACGCGTTTACCCCGCCATCAACATCCGTCGTTCCGGCACCCGCCGTGAAGACCTGCTGATGAAAGAAGATGAAATGCAGCGCGTGTGGATTCTGCGCAAATTGCTGCACGATATGGAAGATCTGGGTGCGACCGAATTCCTGACCGACAAGCTCAAGGACTTCAAGACCAACGATGAATTCTTCCTCTCGATGAAGCGCAAATAA
- a CDS encoding mechanosensitive ion channel family protein → MEFDSKWIDHINELAMTHGPKILMALIVLWIGWKLIGVVTKVLDKGLEKSGTELTLRKFLGSLIGSILKVMLVISVASMIGIQTTSFIAVLGAAGLAVGLALQGSLSNFAGGVLILLFKPFKSGDFIEAQGIAGKVADIQIFVTRIITGDNKMIFVPNGPLANGNIINYSAQTHRRVDFVFGIGYGDSIDKARDSINKVIAADERIIRDEEGREPLVVISALADSSVNFTVRVWTKTEDYWGVYFAMQENVKKTFDADGVSIPFPQRDVHIHQAS, encoded by the coding sequence ATGGAATTCGACAGCAAGTGGATTGATCACATCAACGAACTGGCCATGACCCACGGACCCAAAATTCTGATGGCACTGATTGTGCTCTGGATTGGCTGGAAGCTGATCGGGGTAGTCACCAAAGTACTGGACAAGGGCCTGGAAAAAAGCGGGACAGAACTGACCTTACGCAAGTTCCTTGGCAGCCTGATCGGCTCCATTCTGAAAGTCATGCTGGTAATTTCGGTCGCCTCCATGATCGGCATCCAAACCACCTCCTTTATCGCGGTATTGGGCGCGGCCGGTCTGGCTGTCGGTCTGGCACTGCAGGGGAGCCTGTCCAACTTCGCCGGTGGCGTACTGATTTTATTGTTCAAGCCGTTCAAATCGGGCGACTTTATTGAAGCGCAAGGCATTGCCGGTAAAGTGGCCGACATCCAGATTTTTGTGACCCGGATTATCACCGGCGACAACAAAATGATTTTTGTCCCCAATGGCCCTCTCGCCAACGGCAACATCATCAACTACTCGGCACAAACCCATCGCCGCGTGGATTTCGTGTTTGGTATTGGCTATGGCGATTCTATCGACAAGGCGCGCGATTCCATCAACAAAGTCATTGCCGCCGATGAGCGCATAATCCGCGATGAGGAAGGCCGTGAACCGCTGGTGGTCATCTCCGCACTGGCCGACAGTTCGGTAAACTTCACCGTGCGGGTCTGGACCAAAACCGAAGACTACTGGGGCGTGTATTTCGCTATGCAGGAAAACGTGAAAAAGACGTTCGACGCCGATGGCGTTTCCATCCCCTTCCCACAGCGGGACGTCCATATCCATCAGGCCAGTTAA
- the ubiD gene encoding 4-hydroxy-3-polyprenylbenzoate decarboxylase: protein MKYSDLRDFIAQLEKQGQLQRISHPVDPNLEMTEICDRTLRAGGPALLFENPVGFDMPVLANLFGTPDRVAMGMGQSDVSALRDVGKMLAFLKEPEPPQGFKDAWEKLPVFKQVLNMQPKEVSRAAWQQQVDTGDQVDLYRLPIQTCWPGDAAPLITWPLVITRGPHKPRQNLGIYRMQLIGKNKLIMRWLSHRGGALDFREWCQQNPGQRFPVAVALGADPATILGAVTPVPDTLSEYGFAGLLRGEKTQVVKAQDSDLQIPASAEIVLEGYIEPGEMADEGPYGDHTGYYNEVDRFPVFTVTRLCRRFDAIYHSTYTGRPPDEPAVLGEALNEVFVPILQKQFPEIVDFYLPPEGCSYRLAVVTIKKQYPGHAKRVMMAVWSFLRQFMYTKFVIVTDDDVNARDWHDVIWAITTRMDPARDTVLVENTPIDYLDFASPVSGLGSKMGLDATNKWPGETDREWGQPIEKDPAVVARVDAMWEQLGITLKSK from the coding sequence ATGAAATATTCCGACCTCAGAGACTTCATCGCGCAACTGGAAAAACAAGGCCAGCTGCAACGCATTTCCCATCCGGTCGACCCCAATCTGGAAATGACCGAAATCTGCGACCGGACACTGCGCGCTGGCGGTCCCGCACTGCTGTTTGAGAATCCCGTGGGCTTTGATATGCCCGTGCTGGCCAACCTGTTTGGCACGCCCGATCGCGTCGCCATGGGCATGGGACAGTCCGATGTCAGCGCCCTGCGGGACGTTGGAAAAATGCTCGCATTCCTGAAAGAACCCGAGCCACCACAGGGCTTTAAAGACGCCTGGGAAAAACTGCCGGTGTTCAAACAGGTTTTAAATATGCAGCCCAAGGAAGTCAGTCGGGCGGCCTGGCAGCAGCAGGTTGACACGGGCGATCAGGTCGACCTGTACCGATTGCCGATCCAGACCTGTTGGCCCGGGGACGCAGCGCCGCTGATAACCTGGCCTCTGGTAATCACCCGGGGACCGCACAAGCCGAGGCAAAACCTCGGCATCTACCGGATGCAATTGATCGGCAAAAATAAATTGATCATGCGTTGGTTGTCTCATCGCGGCGGCGCCTTGGATTTCCGCGAGTGGTGCCAACAGAACCCGGGACAGCGCTTCCCGGTGGCGGTCGCGCTTGGCGCCGACCCGGCTACCATTCTCGGTGCAGTCACGCCCGTACCCGACACCTTATCGGAATACGGGTTTGCTGGACTCTTGCGCGGAGAAAAAACCCAGGTAGTCAAAGCCCAGGATTCCGACCTGCAGATTCCCGCCAGCGCGGAAATCGTTTTAGAGGGCTATATCGAACCGGGCGAAATGGCCGACGAAGGACCCTACGGCGATCACACCGGCTACTACAATGAAGTAGACCGGTTTCCCGTGTTCACCGTCACCCGTTTGTGCCGCCGCTTCGACGCCATTTACCACTCCACCTATACCGGCAGACCACCGGATGAGCCGGCCGTGTTAGGTGAAGCGCTGAACGAAGTGTTCGTGCCCATTCTGCAAAAACAGTTTCCCGAAATTGTCGATTTCTATTTGCCACCGGAGGGTTGTTCTTACCGGCTGGCGGTGGTGACTATCAAGAAACAATACCCGGGGCATGCCAAGCGGGTGATGATGGCGGTCTGGTCTTTCCTGCGTCAGTTCATGTACACCAAGTTTGTGATTGTCACCGATGACGATGTCAATGCACGCGATTGGCACGATGTGATCTGGGCCATCACCACACGCATGGACCCGGCGCGGGACACGGTGCTGGTGGAAAATACACCCATCGATTATCTGGATTTTGCATCACCTGTGTCGGGACTCGGCTCAAAAATGGGCCTGGACGCCACCAATAAATGGCCGGGCGAAACCGACCGGGAATGGGGCCAACCCATCGAAAAAGACCCGGCAGTGGTCGCCCGCGTGGATGCAATGTGGGAACAACTCGGAATAACACTGAAGTCGAAATGA
- a CDS encoding patatin-like phospholipase family protein, whose translation MKLRALALALLISCSPLTYGLDKDGNRIGLVLSGGAARGLSHIGVIKALEQQGIQVDAVAGTSMGAIVGAMYASGYSVNQLESIATSLDWNYALADFPPRRDLTFRRKEEERRHLLKTKIRITGNEVSLPKGVLDGQNLGLVLQDIFQHTNSISQFDQLPIPFRAVATNLETGEAVVLHDGSLPAAVRASMSIPGLLAPVQHNKMLLADGGMANNMPVDVARAMGVDRVIAVNIGSPLLKRENIDSIFAVSEQVTTFLTIKSTEYQKASLLPQDLLLEPVLEGIGSVDFDAAADAIEQGYQATMAQATALASFQSAGAQAQAELTTHKDPIISAISLQNNSYLHDEAILSFIRQPKGEPFNQALLIHNINTLYGLDYFVSVNYELHDAANGTKRLHILVNGDTRHMSFVRLGFSTSDDLRGNNYYNLAASFNKAGITQYGAEWYTQLQLGNNALLSSEFFLPLGYETPLYIKPVLSYTARDIPIYDEALKTERLIVRDRKSSAGIEGGFMFSQYTDISLGVHVADGRLNVKTGEALIDELGYDQGYLEASFRLDSEDHVYFPTQGARTELNYRSYEKSLGSDENYYEADALLSYAHSLDRNTWVFRAQAARTNGENVVPSSRFLLGGLGHLSGMPEGSLVTQNNDLLSLRYTRLLNDPLLVFNTRYYFLATLEYGRAWNRGLSDLPFDSGYLTAGSLGVGMDSPLGPIIFAYGRNSADRHSVYLSIGRAL comes from the coding sequence ATGAAATTGCGCGCATTGGCTTTGGCCCTACTGATCAGCTGTAGCCCGTTAACCTATGGCCTCGATAAAGACGGCAACCGGATCGGCTTGGTTCTGAGTGGCGGCGCAGCGCGCGGCCTGTCCCATATCGGCGTCATCAAAGCGCTCGAACAGCAAGGCATACAGGTAGACGCAGTGGCCGGCACCAGTATGGGGGCAATTGTCGGCGCCATGTATGCCAGTGGTTATTCAGTTAACCAATTGGAGTCCATCGCCACCAGTCTCGATTGGAACTATGCCCTGGCCGACTTTCCACCCCGGCGCGATCTCACCTTCCGGCGCAAAGAAGAGGAACGCAGACACCTGCTGAAAACCAAAATACGGATTACCGGCAACGAAGTTTCACTGCCCAAGGGCGTACTGGACGGGCAGAATCTGGGGCTGGTTCTGCAAGACATTTTTCAGCACACCAACAGCATATCCCAATTCGATCAGCTGCCGATTCCGTTCCGCGCGGTCGCCACCAACCTGGAAACCGGTGAGGCGGTCGTCTTGCACGATGGCAGTCTGCCCGCCGCCGTGCGCGCGAGCATGTCGATTCCCGGATTACTGGCCCCGGTTCAACACAATAAGATGTTGTTGGCCGATGGCGGCATGGCCAATAACATGCCCGTGGATGTGGCACGCGCCATGGGCGTAGACCGCGTGATCGCCGTGAATATCGGGTCACCTTTGCTTAAACGCGAAAATATCGATTCAATTTTTGCCGTGTCAGAACAGGTCACCACCTTTCTGACCATTAAGAGCACAGAGTACCAGAAAGCCAGCTTGCTACCCCAGGATTTGCTGTTGGAACCGGTACTCGAGGGTATTGGCTCGGTGGATTTCGACGCGGCAGCGGATGCAATCGAGCAAGGTTACCAAGCGACCATGGCGCAAGCCACTGCACTGGCCTCTTTCCAATCCGCCGGCGCGCAAGCACAAGCTGAACTTACGACTCACAAAGACCCGATTATCTCAGCTATCAGCCTTCAAAATAATTCCTATTTACACGATGAAGCGATTCTGTCCTTCATCCGGCAACCCAAGGGCGAGCCATTCAACCAGGCCTTGTTGATTCACAACATCAACACCCTGTATGGCTTGGATTATTTTGTCAGCGTTAATTACGAACTACATGACGCCGCCAACGGTACCAAACGGTTGCATATTTTGGTCAATGGCGACACCCGCCACATGAGTTTCGTTCGCCTGGGATTCAGCACCAGCGATGACCTCAGAGGCAATAATTACTACAACCTGGCCGCCAGTTTTAATAAAGCCGGCATTACCCAGTACGGTGCCGAATGGTATACACAACTGCAGCTGGGCAATAACGCTTTGTTGAGCTCCGAGTTTTTTCTGCCACTTGGCTACGAAACACCCCTGTATATCAAGCCGGTGTTGTCCTACACCGCGCGCGACATTCCGATTTATGACGAAGCGTTGAAAACCGAACGCCTGATCGTGCGCGACCGCAAATCCAGTGCCGGCATTGAAGGCGGATTTATGTTCAGCCAATACACCGACATATCATTGGGTGTGCATGTGGCCGATGGCCGACTCAACGTAAAAACCGGCGAAGCGCTCATCGATGAGCTCGGATACGATCAAGGTTATCTGGAAGCGTCTTTCCGCCTGGACAGTGAAGACCATGTGTACTTTCCAACACAAGGCGCCCGCACAGAACTCAACTACCGCAGTTATGAAAAATCACTGGGCTCGGATGAAAATTACTACGAAGCCGATGCATTACTGTCTTATGCCCACAGCCTGGACCGAAACACCTGGGTTTTCCGTGCACAGGCGGCGCGCACCAATGGCGAAAACGTGGTGCCGTCCAGCCGTTTTCTGTTAGGCGGACTGGGCCACCTCTCCGGCATGCCCGAAGGCAGCCTGGTGACCCAGAATAACGATTTACTGAGTTTGCGTTACACGCGGCTGCTGAATGACCCTTTACTGGTATTCAATACCCGTTATTACTTTCTCGCTACGCTTGAATACGGGCGCGCGTGGAACCGGGGCTTGAGCGACCTGCCGTTCGACTCTGGCTATCTCACGGCAGGCAGCCTGGGCGTGGGGATGGACTCACCCCTGGGGCCAATCATTTTTGCCTATGGCCGCAACAGTGCAGACCGTCACTCGGTGTATTTATCTATCGGCCGGGCACTCTGA
- a CDS encoding sodium:solute symporter family protein, with the protein MLIGFVSLYLVLSVALGLWASMRVKNTEDYISAGRSLPMVMVVAMVFATWFGAETVLGIPATFAADNLGGLASDPFGMSIALIVFGLLFARPLYRMHLLTLGDYYKQRYNRPIEVSVSLAIAASYLGWVSAQVVALGIVFSVLTGGEVTVQMGIIIGTLIVTLYTLFGGMWSVAVTTSFQMVIIVLGLLWITGLATDMTGGVQPVIDHARAANKFEFWPPLEWEAIVTFSAGMITIAFGSTPQQDIFQRANSAKNEQIAVWGTVIGAVAYFIFAFVPIFLAYSAFIIDPAMASEKLAGDPQEILPTLIIEHMPLYAQVIFYGALMSVIMSTASGTLLAPSVTLSENVIKEFLPDNALSDHQFLWMNRVVVVVFASLVCVYALYSQSEETSIHHMVENAYKVTMVMALSPLLFGLYWKKTSTFGVGLGLILGVPTWLILEWVATDAVLPPHFVGFLVATACLVVGSLWRPADQSARPIDKYTE; encoded by the coding sequence ATGTTAATCGGCTTTGTCAGCCTCTATCTGGTGTTATCGGTGGCGTTGGGCCTGTGGGCCTCCATGCGGGTCAAGAATACCGAGGACTATATTTCAGCCGGTCGTAGCCTGCCCATGGTGATGGTGGTCGCGATGGTGTTTGCCACCTGGTTCGGCGCGGAAACCGTGCTCGGCATTCCGGCCACCTTTGCCGCGGACAACCTGGGTGGTTTGGCGTCTGATCCCTTTGGCATGTCCATCGCGCTGATTGTTTTCGGCTTATTGTTCGCTCGCCCCCTCTATCGCATGCACCTTCTTACGCTGGGCGACTATTACAAACAGCGCTACAACCGGCCCATTGAGGTGTCGGTGAGTCTGGCGATTGCTGCCTCTTATCTGGGCTGGGTGTCAGCCCAGGTGGTGGCATTGGGGATCGTTTTTTCAGTGCTGACCGGCGGCGAGGTAACGGTGCAGATGGGCATTATCATCGGCACCCTGATTGTCACCTTATACACATTGTTTGGTGGCATGTGGTCGGTTGCCGTCACCACCTCTTTCCAGATGGTCATTATCGTTTTGGGGCTGTTGTGGATAACCGGTTTGGCGACGGACATGACTGGCGGTGTTCAGCCTGTCATTGACCATGCGCGCGCCGCGAATAAATTTGAATTCTGGCCGCCCTTGGAGTGGGAGGCGATAGTGACCTTTTCGGCCGGCATGATCACTATCGCGTTTGGCTCGACGCCCCAGCAGGACATTTTCCAACGCGCCAATTCCGCCAAAAACGAACAGATCGCCGTTTGGGGAACAGTGATTGGTGCCGTGGCCTACTTTATTTTTGCTTTCGTACCGATCTTTCTGGCCTACTCAGCGTTCATTATCGATCCGGCCATGGCCTCCGAAAAATTGGCCGGTGATCCGCAGGAAATTCTGCCCACGCTGATTATTGAGCACATGCCGCTGTATGCGCAGGTTATTTTTTATGGTGCGCTTATGTCAGTCATCATGAGTACGGCGTCGGGTACGCTGTTGGCGCCGTCGGTTACCTTGTCGGAAAACGTCATTAAAGAATTTTTACCGGACAATGCCTTGTCGGATCACCAGTTTTTGTGGATGAACCGGGTGGTGGTGGTGGTGTTCGCCAGCCTGGTGTGTGTCTACGCGCTGTATTCACAAAGCGAAGAAACGTCCATTCACCATATGGTGGAAAACGCCTACAAAGTCACCATGGTGATGGCGCTGTCGCCATTACTGTTTGGTCTCTATTGGAAAAAGACATCCACCTTCGGCGTGGGGCTTGGGTTGATATTGGGCGTGCCGACCTGGTTGATTCTGGAGTGGGTTGCCACTGATGCGGTGTTGCCACCGCATTTTGTCGGCTTTCTTGTCGCGACAGCCTGTTTGGTTGTCGGCAGTTTATGGCGCCCGGCCGATCAGAGTGCCCGGCCGATAGATAAATACACCGAGTGA
- a CDS encoding TonB family protein: MTLHYRTRTLSLISGLALMFFSALTLAESTTYSALTQANQPMFAARLTTPAAPDAGDLLSRTPAATMEYRIVSERLNNRRFFKLIADAIAVNTDARTLAKNATYISRSRAAVAVELEPGDAIVYRFDGQKTVTLSLNGIELASYDAPDFFRMLLSTWMGDVPISSRFKREILGQEKPESDVISWFNNTLPREGRVAAIEATLKPASPEPVPVVAAAATVVAAAPKPAPAPKPVAAPKPTPTAAPKATPKPTVTPKPVATPTPTATQVAKAAVEPKPKASPEAKPAPAAKVAKAAPVKVLSEEEEARLLLLRQEYLKTLNREINTHKHIPQRAFTRRAEGSVRLAISLDSNGKLLKVEVVEPSKHSMFNEQALEAVGNAQPFPPPPSDLESDPFEFETTLYYDLPL, translated from the coding sequence ATGACATTGCATTACCGGACACGTACCCTTTCACTGATATCCGGCCTTGCGCTGATGTTTTTCAGTGCACTGACCCTGGCCGAATCCACGACCTATTCGGCCCTCACTCAGGCGAATCAGCCGATGTTTGCGGCCCGCCTGACCACGCCGGCGGCACCGGATGCCGGCGATTTACTCAGCCGCACACCAGCGGCCACCATGGAGTACCGGATTGTCTCTGAGCGGTTGAATAACCGGCGCTTCTTCAAACTCATCGCCGATGCCATCGCCGTCAATACCGATGCGCGTACCCTGGCCAAGAACGCCACCTACATATCCCGCTCCCGCGCCGCCGTGGCGGTAGAACTGGAGCCCGGCGATGCCATCGTGTATCGCTTTGATGGCCAGAAAACCGTTACCCTGAGCCTCAATGGCATTGAGCTGGCCAGCTACGACGCGCCCGATTTCTTCCGCATGCTGTTGTCTACCTGGATGGGCGATGTGCCCATCAGCAGCCGGTTCAAGCGTGAAATTCTGGGGCAAGAGAAGCCCGAGTCCGACGTGATCAGCTGGTTTAACAATACACTCCCGCGCGAAGGCCGGGTTGCCGCCATTGAGGCGACGCTCAAACCGGCCAGTCCTGAGCCTGTGCCCGTTGTCGCCGCGGCCGCCACCGTCGTGGCGGCAGCACCCAAGCCCGCGCCAGCCCCAAAACCCGTGGCCGCGCCCAAACCGACGCCCACTGCCGCGCCTAAAGCCACACCCAAACCAACGGTGACGCCCAAGCCTGTCGCAACGCCCACGCCCACCGCGACTCAGGTGGCCAAGGCTGCAGTCGAACCAAAACCCAAGGCGAGCCCGGAGGCCAAACCTGCGCCCGCTGCCAAAGTGGCCAAAGCAGCGCCGGTAAAAGTGCTTTCCGAGGAAGAAGAGGCGCGCCTGTTGCTCCTGCGCCAGGAATACCTGAAGACGCTGAATCGTGAAATCAACACCCACAAACACATCCCGCAGCGCGCCTTTACCCGCCGTGCCGAAGGCTCGGTGCGTCTGGCGATCAGCCTGGACAGCAATGGTAAGTTGCTGAAGGTTGAAGTGGTGGAGCCTTCCAAGCACAGCATGTTCAACGAACAGGCGTTGGAGGCCGTTGGCAACGCGCAACCCTTCCCGCCACCGCCCAGTGATCTGGAGTCAGATCCGTTCGAGTTTGAAACCACGCTGTATTACGATTTGCCTTTGTGA